One Manihot esculenta cultivar AM560-2 chromosome 6, M.esculenta_v8, whole genome shotgun sequence DNA segment encodes these proteins:
- the LOC110618141 gene encoding elongation factor 2: MVKFTAEELRRIMDFKHNIRNMSVIAHVDHGKSTLTDSLVAAAGIIAQEVAGDVRMTDTRQDEAERGITIKSTGISLYYEMSDESLKSYKGERNGNEYLINLIDSPGHVDFSSEVTAALRITDGALVVVDCVEGVCVQTETVLRQALGERIRPVLTVNKMDRCFLELQVDGEEAYQTFQRVIENANVIMATYEDPLLGDCQVYPEKGTVAFSAGLHGWAFTLTNFAKMYASKFGVDESKMMERLWGENFFDPATKKWTTKNTGSATCKRGFVQFCYEPIKQIINTCMNDQKDKLWPMLQKLGVTMKSEEKDLMGKALMKRVMQTWLPASNALLEMMIFHLPPPSKAQKYRVENLYEGPLDDPYATAIRNCDPEGPLMLYVSKMIPASDKGRFFAFGRVFSGKVSTGLKVRIMGPNYVPGEKKDLYVKSVQRTVIWMGKRQETVEDVPCGNTVAMVGLDQFITKNATLTNEKEVDAHPIRAMKFSVSPVVRVAVQCKVASDLPKLVEGLKRLAKSDPMVVCTIEESGEHIIAGAGELHLEICLKDLQDDFMGGAEIIKSDPVVSFRETVLEKSCRVVMSKSPNKHNRLYMEARPMEEGLAEAIDDGRIGPRDDPKARAKILSEEFGWDKDLAKKIWCFGPETTGPNMVVDMCKGVQYLNEIKDSVVAGFQWASKEGALAEENMRGICFEVCDVVLHADAIHRGGGQVIPTARRVIYASQLTAKPRLLEPVYLVEIQAPEQALGGIYSVLNQKRGHVFEELQRPGTPLYNIKAYLPVIESFGFSSTLRAATSGQAFPQCVFDHWDMMSSDPLEAGSQAAQLVSDIRKRKGLKEQMTPLSEYEDKL; this comes from the exons ATG gTGAAGTTTACAGCTGAGGAGCTTCGTCGAATTATGGACTTCAAGCACAACATCCGTAACATGTCTGTTATTGCCCATGTCGATCATG GGAAGTCAACACTTACCGATTCTCTTGTGGCTGCTGCTGGTATCATTGCGCAAGAAGTTGCTGGTGATGTCCGTATGACTGATACACGTCAAGATGAAGCTGAGCGTGGTATTACAATcaaatccactggtatctcactCTACTATGAAATGAGTGACGAATCCCTTAAAAGTTACAAGGGAGAGAGGAATGGAAATGAGTATCTTATCAATCTCATTGATTCCCCCGGACATGTTGACTTTTCATCTGAAGTCACAGCTGCTCTTCGTATTACTGATGGTGCACTCGTGGTTGTTGATTGTGTGGAGGGTGTATGTGTTCAAACAGAAACTGTGCTTCGTCAGGCCTTGGGTGAAAGGATTAGACCTGTATTGACTGTCAACAAGATGGACAGGTGCTTCCTTGAGCTTCAGGTTGATGGAGAGGAGGCTTACCAAACATTCCAGAGGGTCATTGAAAATGCTAATGTCATCATGGCAACATATGAAGATCCTCTCCTTGGTGATTGTCAGGTCTACCCTGAGAAAGGAACTGTTGCATTTTCTGCTGGTTTGCATGGTTGGGCTTTCACCTTGACAAATTTTGCCAAGATGTATGCCTCAAAGTTTGGAGTTGATGAGTCTAAGATGATGGAAAGGCTATGGGGTGAGAACTTCTTTGACCCTGCAACCAAGAAGTGGACTACCAAGAACACAGGCTCTGCAACTTGCAAGCGTGGCTTTGTGCAGTTCTGTTACGAGCCCATCAAGCAGATTATCAATACTTGCATGAATGACCAGAAGGATAAATTGTGGCCAATGTTGCAAAAGCTCGGAGTCACCATGAAGTCTGAGGAGAAGGATTTGATGGGCAAGGCTTTGATGAAGCGTGTTATGCAGACCTGGCTTCCTGCAAGCAACGCTCTCTTGGAAATGATGATCTTTCACCTACCTCCTCCTTCCAAGGCTCAAAAGTATCGTGTTGAGAACTTGTACGAGGGTCCTCTTGATGATCCTTATGCTACTGCTATCAGGAACTGTGATCCTGAGGGCCCTCTCATGCTTTATGTTTCTAAGATGATTCCAGCTTCTGACAAGGGTAGGTTCTTCGCTTTTGGTCGTGTATTTTCTGGCAAGGTCTCAACTGGTCTAAAGGTGAGGATCATGGGTCCAAACTATGTCCCTGGTGAGAAGAAAGACTTGTATGTTAAGAGTGTTCAGAGAACTGTTATTTGGATGGGAAAGAGGCAGGAAACTGTGGAGGATGTCCCTTGTGGTAACACTGTTGCCATGGTTGGTTTGGATCAATTTATCACCAAGAATGCAACTTTAACCAATGAGAAAGAAGTTGATGCACATCCTATTCGTGCTATGAAGTTCTCTGTGTCTCCAGTTGTTCGTGTGGCTGTTCAGTGTAAGGTGGCATCTGATCTCCCCAAGCTTGTTGAAGGTCTTAAGCGTTTGGCCAAGTCTGATCCTATGGTGGTTTGTACAATTGAGGAGTCCGGGGAACACATTATTGCTGGTGCTGGAGAACTTCACCTTGAGATCTGCTTGAAGGACTTGCAGGATGATTTCATGGGTGGAGCTGAGATCATTAAGTCGGACCCTGTTGTGTCCTTCCGGGAGACTGTCCTTGAGAAATCCTGCCGTGTGGTGATGAGCAAGTCCCCCAACAAGCACAACCGACTTTACATGGAGGCAAGGCCTATGGAGGAAGGGCTTGCTGAGGCTATTGATGATGGTCGTATTGGTCCAAGGGATGATCCTAAGGCACGTGCAAAGATATTGTCCGAGGAATTTGGTTGGGATAAGGATCTGGCTAAGAAAATTTGGTGTTTTGGTCCGGAGACTACTGGGCCTAACATGGTTGTTGATATGTGCAAGGGAGTTCAGTACCTCAATGAAATCAAGGATTCTGTTGTTGCTGGATTCCAGTGGGCATCAAAGGAAGGGGCTTTAGCTGAAGAGAACATGAGGGGCATATGCTTTGAAGTCTGTGATGTGGTTCTCCATGCTGATGCTATTCACAGAGGAGGTGGTCAAGTCATTCCAACTGCTAGGAGAGTTATCTATGCCTCACAACTTACAGCCAAGCCCAGGCTTCTCGAGCCAGTTTACTTGGTTGAGATCCAAGCCCCAGAGCAGGCCCTTGGTGGTATCTACAGCGTTCTTAACCAGAAACGTGGGCATGTCTTTGAGGAATTGCAGAGGCCTGGTACCCCTCTCTACAACATCAAGGCATACCTCCCGGTTATCGAGTCCTTTGGATTCTCCAGCACATTGAGGGCTGCTACATCAGGACAAGCTTTCCCACAGTGTGTGTTTGATCATTGGGACATGATGTCTTCTGATCCCTTGGAGGCTGGGTCACAAGCAGCACAACTTGTATCAGATATCCGCAAGAGGAAGGGCTTGAAGGAACAGATGACACCTTTATCTGAGTACGAGGACAAGCTGTAG